A single region of the Triticum dicoccoides isolate Atlit2015 ecotype Zavitan chromosome 2B, WEW_v2.0, whole genome shotgun sequence genome encodes:
- the LOC119368243 gene encoding xyloglucan endotransglucosylase/hydrolase protein 24-like: MALSSKQVHACVVLVVLCIAARTAAAWGRIDDGLEVNWGRGSHGTVSADGQVVSLSLDRNSGSGFRSKDTYLYARIDLQIKLAPGNSAGTVTTCYFLSEGSWANHDEIDLEFLGNSTGEPYTLHTNVYINGTGSKEQQFHLWFDPTADFHTYSIVWTPLHLLVLVDGTPIRELKNHADRGVAYPSWQRMRLYGSLWNAEDWATQGGRVKTDWSLAPFVAQYRNFTATTSSPGAGGGYYDQEMDATAQQAMKWARGTYMVYNYCADSARFPYGSPPECYMP; this comes from the exons ATGGCGTTGAGCTCGAAGCAGGTTCATGCCTGCGTAGTGCTCGTGGTGCTCTGCATTGCCGCGCGGACGGCGGCGGCCTGGGGCAGAATCGACGACGGCCTGGAGGTGAACTGGGGCCGTGGCAGCCACGGGACGGTCTCGGCCGACGGCCAGGTCGTCTCGCTGTCGCTCGACCGCAACTCCGGCTCCGGCTTCCGGTCCAAGGACACGTACCTCTACGCGCGCATCGACCTGCAGATCAAGCTCGCACCCGGCAACTCCGCCGGCACAGTCACCACGTGCTAC TTCTTGTCGGAGGGATCATGGGCGAACCACGACGAGATCGACCTGGAGTTCCTGGGCAACTCCACCGGCGAGCCCTACACTCTGCACACCAACGTCTACATCAACGGCACCGGCAGCAAGGAGCAGCAGTTCCACCTCTGGTTCGACCCCACCGCCGACTTCCACACCTACTCCATCGTCTGGACTCCCCTGCACCTCCT TGTGCTGGTGGACGGCACGCCGATCCGGGAGCTGAAGAACCACGCAGACAGGGGCGTGGCGTACCCGTCGTGGCAGCGGATGCGGCTGTACGGGAGCCTGTGGAACGCCGAGGACTGGGCCACGCAGGGCGGCCGCGTCAAGACGGACTGGTCGCTGGCGCCCTTCGTCGCGCAGTACCGCAACTTCACCGCCACCACCTCGTCGCCGGGCGCCGGCGGCGGGTACTACGACCAGGAGATGGACGCGACGGCGCAGCAGGCCATGAAGTGGGCGCGGGGCACGTACATGGTGTACAACTACTGCGCGGACAGCGCGAGGTTCCCCTACGGCTCGCCGCCCGAGTGCTACATGCCGTAG